The following are from one region of the Aspergillus chevalieri M1 DNA, chromosome 1, nearly complete sequence genome:
- a CDS encoding uncharacterized protein (COG:S;~EggNog:ENOG410PYU2), translating into MATILTVCTAQVPANVINHFLKESLQGSPYAFDLFCILQTANQTEVDRKGTKPDIQDFTSDFQDKTEDEVRHLIHEWIERNGRSGGISNRWIAVLDSKSMEDETLLMYYATKKSYWDETHEQLDVDASIPGHARVCEDGYIWWKWRVPFRFGFYFWNSITSCGMEALELYCRPEYLHADGSVDMDTCSKIIDGDIEDPMGRM; encoded by the coding sequence CACTTCCTAAAAGAAAGCCTCCAAGGCTCCCCATATGCTTTTGATCTTTTTTGCATCCTCCAAACAGCAAACCAAACAGAAGTTGACAGAAAGGGCACCAAACCAGACATTCAGGATTTCACCAGCGACTTCCAAGACAAAacagaagatgaagtccGTCATCTCATCCATGAATGGATTGAAAGAAATGGTCGATCCGGAGGTATTTCCAATCGCTGGATTGCTGTTCTAGACAGCAAGTCTATGGAGGATGAGACACTTCTGATGTATTATGCTACAAAGAAGTCATACTGGGATGAAACGCATGAGCAACTGGATGTGGATGCCAGTATCCCTGGCCATGCTAGGGTCTGCGAGGATGGGTATATCTGGTGGAAGTGGCGTGTTCCATTCCGATTTGGGTTTTATTTCTGGAACTCCATCACTAGCTGTGGTATGGAGGCGTTGGAGTTGTATTGTCGGCCTGAGTATCTTCATGCTGATGGGTCTGTGGATATGGATACTTGCAGTAAGATTATTGATGGAGATATTGAGGACCCGATGGGCAGGATGTAA